In the Limanda limanda chromosome 1, fLimLim1.1, whole genome shotgun sequence genome, one interval contains:
- the LOC133011332 gene encoding hepatocyte growth factor-like, with protein sequence MRINVWIYQALVCAALTVLDSGLCRRTHQSLQRYEKSESHMLVCTDCPQAPLVRSNRSQEQCARKCKKKNFNCRAFNFQKHNRKCFLLPFDRFTHGVKKQANVNFTLYEKKDYIRECIVGTKDYRGRRSWTKSNITCQAWSDNNINEHTFYPDSFPAEDLRENFCRNPKNDPGGPWCYTTDPNVRVEECGVPQCSEDVCMTCNGEDYRGKMDHTESGKECQRWDSVRPHKHLFQPKKYRGKDLKDNYCRNPDNRRGPWCYTMDRKTPWEYCNITVCESDSSEDTDVNVTTSCVQGKGTAYRGTTSVTPEGVTCQRWDSQFPHNHSFLPQNFKCNLCVCHRDLRENYCRNPDGADYPWCFTTDHKQRKANCTHIPRCDAEATQKIECYEDVGEMYRGTLSITRSGIPCANWSHHIDSGDSHSTVSHVGLENNYCRNPDRDKHGPWCYTNPNNRLAWDYCKLKNCESSTVAPQPSNLTRPKISCFVHINTRIVGGHQVRGTDGSWVVSIQREKAHLCGGSLIREDWVLTDQQCFTSCVPDLRDYSVQVGLRHLNQSSHHPRLRISRLICGPEGSNLVMLKLADPAPVSEGASTIHLPVKDCHIPEGTNCTMYGWGETKNAGHDEALNTVTMPMVNNDMCSQIKGDAGESRICAGGMRGEGVCDRDNGGPLVCQEHERKVIVGVSIQRTKCASSQPALFVNVAFYSEWIYKVFKLYPSPERN encoded by the exons ATGAGGATAAACGTATGGATTTACCAGGCTCTGGTGTGCGCTGCCCTCACTGTACTGGACTCAG GTTTGTGCAGAAGGACCCATCAGTCGTTACAGCGGTATGAGAAGAGCGAGAGCCACATGCTGGTTTGCACAGACTGTCCTCAGGCCCCTCTGGTACGAAGCAACCGCTCGCAGGAGCAATGCGCTCGCAAATGCAAGAAGAAAAACTTCAACTGCAG GGCTTTCAACTTTCAGAAGCACAACAGGAAATGCTTCTTGCTTCCCTTCGACCGTTTCACCCACGGCGTGAAGAAGCAGGCCAACGTCAACTTTACTCTGTATGAAAAAAAAG ATTATATAAGGGAGTGTATCGTTGGCACCAAGGACTACAGAGGGAGGAGGTCTTGGACGAAGTCGAACATCACTTGCCAAGCTTGGTCAGATAATAACATCAATGAACACAC GTTTTATCCTGATAGTTTCCCGGCGGAAGACCTGAGGGAGAACTTCTGTCGGAATCCCAAGAACGATCCAGGTGGTCCGTGGTGCTACACCACTGACCCCAATGTGCGAGTGGAGGAGTGTGGTGTGCCACAGTGTTCGGAGG ACGTCTGTATGACGTGTAACGGGGAGGATTACCGAGGCAAAATGGACCATACAGAGAGCGGAAAGGAGTGTCAGCGGTGGGACTCAGTGAGGCCTCACAAACACCTTTTCCAGCCCAAAAA gTATCGTGGCAAAGATTTAAAAGACAACTACTGCCGTAACCCGGATAATCGTCGTGGTCCCTGGTGCTACACCATGGATCGGAAAACCCCATGGGAGTACTGCAACATCACTGTGTGTG AGTCTGACTCCAGCGAGGACACAGACGTCAATGTCACGACGTCCTGTGTCCAGGGGAAGGGGACGGCTTACCGAGGCACAACGTCTGTCACTCCTGAGGGCGTGACGTGTCAGCGCTGGGACTCCCAGTTCCCCCATAACCACTCGTTTCTGCCCCAGAACTTCAAATGCAA cttgtgtgtgtgccacagaGACCTGCGAGAGAACTACTGCCGTAACCCCGATGGAGCAGATTACCCATGGTGCTTCACTACAGACCATAAACAGAGGAAAGCCAACTGCACCCACATCCCCAGGTGTGATGCTGAGGCCACACAAAAAATAG AGTGTTACGAGGACGTCGGAGAGATGTACCGGGGAACTTTATCCATAACTCGCTCTGGGATTCCCTGTGCCAACTGGTCACATCACATAGACAG tggGGATTCTCACTCTACAGTGTCCCATGTAGGGCTGGAGAACAACTACTGCCGGAACCCGGACCGGGACAAGCACGGCCCCTGGTGCTACACCAATCCAAATAACCGCCTGGCCTGGGACTACTGCAAACTGAAAAACT GTGAATCATCTACAGTAGCTCCTCAACCAAGCA atctAACCCGACCAAAGATATCCTGCTTCGTGCACATAAACACCAGAATAGTCGGCGGACATCAAGTGCGAGGGACAGACGGCAGCTGGGTGGTGAGCATCCAAAGAGA GAAGGCTCATTTGTGTGGCGGCTCGCTGATCAGAGAGGACTGGGTTTTGACCGACCAGCAGTGCTTCACCTCCTG TGTTCCAGATCTCAGGGATTACAGCGTGCAGGTTGGTCTGCGCCACCTCAACCAGTCGTCGCACCACCCGAGGCTGCGCATCTCACGCCTGATCTGCGGCCCAGAGGGATCCAACCTGGTCATGCTGAAACTAGCAGA ccCTGCGCCTGTGTCTGAAGGTGCCTCCACGATTCATCTTCCAGTGAAAGACTGTCACATCCCAGAAGGCACCAACTGCACCATGTATGGATGGGGCGAGACCAAAA ACGCGGGACACGACGAGGCCCTGAACACGGTCACCATGCCGATGGTCAACAATGACATGTGCTCGCAAATCAAAGGGGACGCCGGGGAAAGCAGGATATGCGCCGGTGGCATGAGAGGAGAAGGTGTCTGTGAT AGAGATAACGGCGGCCCGTTGGTCTGCCAGGAGCATGAGCGCAAAGTTATCGTTGGCGTGAGCATCCAGAGGACAAAATGTGCCTCGTCGCAGCCTGCACTCTTCGTCAACGTCGCTTTCTACTCTGAGTGGATTTATAAAGTGTTCAAACTTTACCCCAGCCCGGAGAGGAACTGA